A segment of the Synechococcus sp. CBW1002 genome:
TTCACCCGGCCCGGAGCCGGTCATGCCCAGGGTGGGGATCAGGAATCCCTCCGATGCATGGCGCACGGTGTAGCGGTAGCCGTCCCAGTCGCTCACCACCACGGGCAGGCCGGCGGCCATGGCCTCCACAGGCGCCAGCCCGAAGGTCTCCTGAACGTTGTCCACCAAGGAGAGGAAGATGTCTGCGGCAGCCCAGGCCTGGGCCACGACGGCTGGATCGTTGCCGTCCAGGTCGTGGATCTGCACATCAGGCGCCAGCGCTGCAGCCGCCTCGTGGTAGCGCCGCCGGTCGTCGTCACCGTTGGGATACCAGCCCACCAGGGCGAAATCAAGGCGTCGGCCAGTCTTGACGGCCGCCTCCTGCACCGCCTGGAACATCGCCTGGGGGAAGGCCTTCTCGAAGAACGACAGACGCCCCACCCACAGCACCAGCACCGCGTCATCGTCGAGGCCGCAGCGGCTGCGCAGCTCCGAGCGGGCCGCCGGGGCTGACGCCTGATCGGCGATGGTCTCCACGTCCACCCCGAGTGGAATCAGCGGGAGACGGGGCCGAGGTGATCGGAGGCCGCCAAAGCGATCGTGCAGATGGCCGGTCCAGGCCTCGAACATGGCGGTGATGGCCTCCTGCACCGCCGGCGAGGTGCAGACCAGCGCATCCCAGTCGTGCACGGGAGCCAGAGCGGCCGCCCCGATCATTTCCCGGATTGCGGGCGGGGCAATGGTATGGATCAGGCCCACCAGGCTGTAGTCCCCATCCAGCCCGTGGGCGCGGCGCAGCCAGGCCAGCTCGGACAGGTAGGGCTGGCCGCGCAGCACCACGCCGCTGCGAGCCGGCAATGTGGTGGAGAGGAGGCTTCCGCTCTCCAGCGTCAGCGGAACCTCCTGATCAGGGAAGAGATCGGCGGCGATCTGGTCTGCGGGGATGCCGGGCTGGTTGAGCACGTTGACCCGGCGGTAGGCACCATGCCGCACCAGCGCACCGAAGAGGCCTGCATTGGCGATGTCCTTGCCGAAGGGGTTCTTGCGGCGTGGAAAGCGGCCAGGAGGATGAAACAGCGTGATCTCGTCGATGCGTGGCAAATTGATGCGTGGCCAAGCGGGTCGTCGGAAAGTCTGCAGCAGAAGCGTGGGGCGAAGATCGGACGGCTCGCTTCCCGATCGGTCCAAGGACCCGATCGCTCCAACGAACCGGTGAACCCTTGATTCGTCTGATCCGCCATCGTCCGGGCGCGCCGGGACTGCGCTGGGGACTGGGTCCCAACCTGCAACCCCGCGATGCGATTGGCCAGCTCCAGCGGCTGTTCGATACCCACAGTTTCTGGGCCTGCGGCCGCGATCGCCAGAGGCTGCGCCGCATGCTCCAGGGCAGCCAGGCCGTGGTCAGTGCCTGGTCAGGCAGCCGTCTGGTGGGATTCGGACGGGCCACCAGCGATGGGGCCTACAGGGCCGTGCTCTGGGATGTGATGGTGGCGGAGGAGCAACAGGGCCTGGGGCTGGGGCGCCGCATCGTGGAGGAACTGATCCAGGCCCCCGGCTTGGCGGGCATCGAACGCACTTATCTGATGACCACCAACAGCCAGGGTTTCTATGAAAAGCTGGGTTTCGAGGCCAATGAACAACAAAAACTAATGATCAAGCAGATCAACAGGTAAACGGAATGACCAGTAAGCGGATGAAGAGATTCGAACTCTCGACCCTCTCCTTGGCAAGGAGATGCTCTACCACTGAGCTACATCCGCAGGTTGGCTGTGGCTTGAGCCACACACCAACATGATCGGCGCGTTCCCGATGGGCCAATCATGCACTACCGGGGGGCGCGCGGTCAAACGCTCGACCGAACCCCGTAGGCGGTGCCACGAGTGGTCGGGGGGGGAGGCCGCCTGGCGGGAGTCGCCCCTTAAGATCTGAGGAATGAGTGATAGGATCCTGTCCCTTCCGCCGGATACGTTGGCTTTTCTGCAGCGGCACAATCTGCTGCGGAAATTGGTGCGCTGCGAAGTGGTTGAGGAGACCATTGGCACTGTCCAGCTCGAGGATGGGGAGCTGGAGCAATCCCGCCAGCGTTTCAAGCAGCGACACGGAATCAGCAGCCCTGACCTGGAGCAGGCATTCCAGATGCATAACGGACTCTCTGATGAGGCCCTTGCCTGGCAGATGACCCTGCCACCGAGGATCTCTCACTACGTCCGAGAGCATTTTCTTCCCAAGGCCGAGTCCCACTTTCTTGAGCGCAAGAACCAGCTCGATCAGGTGGTGTACAGCCTCATCCGGGTCGGAGATCCCTATCTGGCCCGTGAGCTCTACCTCAGGATCGCCGACGAAGAAGCCAGCTTCGCCGACCTTGCCGCGAGCCACTCCGAGGGTCCCGAAAAGGCAGCCAGAGGCTTGGTCGGCCCTGTCCCTCTCACCCAGGCGCATCCGGCTCTGGCCGAGCGCCTGCGCACCACCTCGAAGGGGATCCTGCACGAGCCCTTTCGTCTCGAGAAGTGGTGGTTGATCCTCCGCCTGGAGAGCTACCGGCCGGCCAGGTTCGACGATGCCATGGCGGATCGCATGGCGCGGGAGCTGTTCGAACAATGGGTCGACTCTGAGACCAACCTTAGACTCACCAACCTCACGGCGGCCTCTCCGGTCCCTACCGTATGACCCTCACCCCAGCCTCAAGTCTGCAGCGTCATGCGGCCTTCCAGAATCTGAGCTCCTCGGGCCAGCGTCTGCTTGCTGAGCACGCCAAGCTGGTGCGTTTCCGCGTTGGGCAGAGCCTCACCGATGGCAGGATTCTTCCCGCCAAGGTGATGGTGATTCTCCAGGGTCAGGCCCGCCTGCTGGGCCGTGAGCAGGGAAGGATGACCACCCTCTCACGCCTGGGCCCCGGAGACCTGGTTGGTGTGGTGTCGCTGCTGCGGGGTGAGCCCTGTGAATCGGTGAGTGCCGCCACGGAGCTGCTGGCCGCCTGTCTGGACGATCAGCACATCCTGGAACTGCACCGCACCGAACCCAGCTTTCGCCAATGGTGCCTCGAAACGGTCTGGCGGGCGGAGGTGGCGGCGCTGCTCGACAGTCACAGCCATCGTCAGGCTCTGAACGGCAGCTCGGTGCGCGATGTCCTGGCCCAGGCCATCGCCGAGGCCCGGAGTGTTCCCCTCACGATCCCGGCCATTCAGGCTCTGCGGGCCGAAGGCCGCGAGATTTTTCTGGCCAGCCTCTGTGCTGATGGCGGCCCCCCCCTCTCCAGCCTTCTCAAAGAGGGTGCCGCCCTTCCCAACGCCGCCGGACCCTTCGGTCTGCGCCTGCTCAGCCTGCCGCAGGGATTGCTGGACACCCTGCTGCGGCAGCCCGATCAGCCCCCCTTGGCGGAACCCGAGCCAACCCCTGGCCAGGCCGTTCCGATCGCGGCGGAGGTGGCACCGGAATCCCCCCAGGTCAGCGAGCTCAGCTTCGCAGGCAAACCCCGGGGCAAGCTGATCCGGGCCAACGGGGCAGCCCAGGAGGCGGTGGCCTGCCTGCAGATGCTGGCCTTCGACATGAAGCTGGCCTTCCGGCGCGATGCCATCGACAAGGTGATGCAGGATGCCCTGCGGCGGGGGCAACAGCCGAATCTGCAGCTCTGCGGCCAGCTGGCCTCCAACCTGGGCCTTCATGTGATGGGTACGAGGGTGCCAGCCAGCCAGGGCACCCGCCTGCAGACCCCCGCTCTGGTCAGCTGGAAAGAAGGCTTTGCCCTGGTCCGCCGCAGCCATGCGCGGGGCATGACCCTGGCATCCCCCAGCAGAGGGCTGGTGGAGTTGCGACCCGAGCAGCTGGAGCAGGAGTTTCCCGACGGTATCGCTCTGCTGGTGGTGGATCGAACCAACGCCACCCCGGAGCAGAAGTTCGGCCCATCCTGGTTCTGGCCGGCACTGAAGCGCTACCGGGGTGTGCTGTTGCAGGTTCTGGCGGCCAGCTTTGTGGTGCAGCTGTTCACCCTGGCCAACCCGCTGTTGATTCAGGTGATCATCGACAAGGTGATCCGGCAACGCAGTCTTGACACCCTGCAGGTCCTTGGCATTGCCCTTTTGGTGGTGTCGTTGCTCGAGGGGGTCCTGACCAGCCTGCGCACCTTCCTCTTCACCGAGACGACCAATCGCATCGACCAGCGCCTGGGTGCTGAGATCATCGACCATCTCCTGCGTCTGCCGCTGAACTACTTCGATCGCAGGCCCGTGGGTGAACTGAGCTCGCGTGTTGCAGAGCTTGAGAAAATTCGCAATTTTCTGACGGGACAGGCCCTCACCACCGTGCTGGATGCGGCGTTTTCGGTGATCTACATCGCTGTGATGGTGCTCTACAGCTGGGTTCTTACATTGGTGGCCTTGTCGGTGCTGCCAATCCAGATTGGCCTGACTGTCCTGGGAGCACCACTGTTTCGCAGGCAATATCGCAAGTCTGCAGAGTCCAACGCCAAAACCCAGAGCCATCTTGTGGAAGTGCTGACCGGCGTTCAGACGGTGAAAGCCCAGAATGTCGAGATGGTGAGCCGCTGGAAGTGGCAAGAATTTTATGATCAGTACATTGCCCACAGTTTTGAAAAAACCATTACGGGCACGGCCCTCAGCCAGACGAGCCAGGTCCTGCAGAAGATTTCACAGCTTCTGGTGCTTTGGATGGGAGCCACCCTGGTTCTGAGTGGAGATCTCACCCTGGGCCAGCTGATCGCTTTCCGAATTCTGAGCAGCTATGTGACGCAGCCGATTCTGCGGCTTTCCAGTATCTGGCAGACCGTTCAGGAACTTCGAGTCTCATTCGAGCGATTGGCTGATGTGATTGACACGCCCCAGGAATCGGATGAAGCCGATCAGGCCAAGATCCCGCTGCCTCCGATCTGCGGCAATGTGGTCTTTGAGAACGTGAGCTTCCGCTTTCGCGCCGATCAGCCTCCGGTCCTGAAGAATATTGATCTGACAATCCCAAGCGGAACCTTTGTGGGCATTGTGGGTCAGAGCGGCAGCGGCAAGAGTACGTTGATGAAGTTGTTGCCTCGTCTTTATAACGCAGATGAAGGCCGTATTCTGATCGACAATTACGACATCGACAAGGTAGAACTCTATTCGCTTCGCCGTCAGATTGGCATTGTGCCGCAGGATCCCCTCTTGTTCTCTGGAACGGTCGCTGAAAATATCGCTTTGACGCAGCCCGATGCCGAGAGCGATGCCCTGGTTCAAGCCGCCCAGCTGGCCTGCGCCCACGAGTTCATCATGGACCTCCCCAGTGGTTACAGCTCTCCGGTCGGAGAGCGGGGCGCTGGTCTGAGCGGAGGCCAACGCCAGCGCATCGCCATCGCACGCACCCTGCTCAGCCGCCCGAAATTGCTGGTGATGGATGAAGCCACCAGTGCCCTGGATTACGACACCGAGCGCAGGGTGTGCGACAACCTGGTCGAAGCCCTGCACGATTGCACGGTGTTCTTCATCACGCACCGTCTCTCAACGATCCGTCGTGCCGATCTGATTGTGATGATGCATCAGGGCGCGATCGTGGAGACGGGCACCCACGATGAGTTGATGGCATTGCGGGGCCGCTACTACGCGCTTTATCGTCAGCAGGAGGCAGGTTGATGATCCATCTCGATCAACGCAAAGGCAACACCAACTCTGGGCACCTGTCGGCACCTGAGCAACCCGCCAACGCTGCAGCCCTGCGTCAATCACGACGCTGGATGCACGCCGTCAGCCTGAGTCTGGTGAGCACAACCGTGTTTGCTGTGGGATGGCTGGCCCTGGCCCGCACCGATGAAGTGGTGATCGCACCGGGCAGTCTTGAGCCGATCGGTGCCGTGCGGGAGATCCAGATGCCTCTGGGCGGAGTCGCCGCCGATATTCTGGTGAAAGAGGGCCAAGCGGTGAAAGCGGGCCAGGTTTTGATTCAACTCGACCAGAAAGCCAGCCGCCAGCAGGTGAATTCCTTGCAGGAGGCTATCAACCTCAAGCAGAGAGAATTAAATCTGAAGCAGAAGGAGCTGCAGCGCTACCTCGAGCTCAATGCAGCCGAAGCCGACATGCTCAGCAATAATCTGAGGCTCGATACGGAAATCATGAATCGCTTTGAGCAGCTGGCTCGTGAGGGTGCCTCTGCCGAGCTCCAGTTTTTACAGCAGCAGAACAAGGTCAAGGAGACCCACGGCCGGCTGATGCAGAATCGCATCGAACGTCTGCGGCAGCAGGCGGTGCTCGATCAGCAAACGCAGCAGTTGCGTGCCGCCCTTGAACAACTCCGCAGCGATCTGGTCGAGGCCAGCACCACGCTCCGCTACCAGGAGATTCGTTCCCCTGTCGATGGGGTGGTGTTCAACCTCAAGCCTAAATCGATTGGCTTTGCCGCCCAGGGCACAGAGCCGATCCTCACGGTGGTGCCGCAGAAAGATCTGGAGGTTCGTGCTGAGATCAGCAGCCGCGACATTGGCTTTGTGAAAGTGGGAATGCCCGTGGAGATCAGCGTCGACTCCTACCCAGCCTCTGATTTCGGCTCTCTCAAGGGCGAGGTGCGCCAGATCGGTTCCGATGCCCTGCCCCCGGATCCGAACAAATCCGGTGAAGCGGCGTCCAGCTATCGCTATCCAGCCAAAATCAGCCTCGCCAGTCAGGGGCTGAAGGCGCGCGATGGCAAAGATCTGCCCCTGCAGGTGGGGATGTCGGTGGAAGCGAACATCAAGCTTCGCAAGGTTTCCTACCTGGAGCTTCTGCTCGGCACCTTCCGCGACAAGGCCAACAGCATCCGGCGCATCTGACAGGGCGCAGTCCTGATCAATTGCGCCAGGTGAGACTCCGTTGTAATGTGTGAATCCACGAACAGTGGACTCAATCACCCGTGGCTCCGCCGGTCGAGGCCCGTCAGTCAAAACCCTTGCGACGACAGCGATCTCTCTGGCCCCTCGTGACTGTGCCAGCCTGCTTGCCGGCCGATCAAGGCACTGATAAACTGGCATGGATGCGCTTTTAAGCGTACAGTTCATCAGCGTTCCTGCAACCCAGAAAACCACTGTGGCTTTTACCACCCTTCCCGGATCCGCTTCAGCGGCAACCACCTTCCAGGGTACTGAAGGTGCTGATTCAGTCGTCATCATTGATCTGCCCGACGACTCCACCAACTTCGAGGCCAATGGTGAGGGAGGCGATGATTTCATTGCCTTCGAGGGCTCTCAGAATCTTTCCACCATCCGCGGTGGCCAGGGCAATGATCTGATCACTCAGAACATCATCACCGATTACTTCGGAAATATCTGGTCCGCTGGTCTGATCAGCGGCAACATGGGTAATGATGTGATCGGCAATAACCAGCTCGGTATTGCCGCCATTGCTTCCACCATCAATGGTGGTCAAGGCGATGACCAACTGTATGTCGGCCCCATCCAGAGCACCCTGCTCAATGGCAACATGGGTGCTGACCGGGTGTTCGTCGATAGCGACTATGGCTCGGTCAACATCAACGGATCGTCCATCTTTGGTGGTCAGGGTGATGACTTCCTCTCGGTTGATTCCGATCGCAACGACAACATCAACAACACCGTCATCGGCGGCAACCTGGGTAATGATACCATTATCCTTGATATCGATGCCTCCTTCGCGGGCTCTGTAGTTGAAGGTGGCGATGGCGATGATGGCATCTTCGCTGGTCGTTCGAGCACCGGCCTGCTGATCTTCGGTGGCGAAGGCAACGATTACATCGTCGGTGCCGGTGGAGATTATTACGGCGACTACGGCGCTGGTGATGACATCTTCGGCGAAGCCGGCAATGATTACATCAAGGGCCTCGGTGGCGACGACTACCTCGTTGGTGGCGATGGCGCTGACAGCCTCTTCGGTGGCTATGGTCGCGACAGGCTCTTCGGCGGTGATCTGAACGACATCCTCGTGGGTGGCGAAGACGCTGACATCCTCTCCGGCGGTACCGGCAGCAACCAGTTCCGCTACAACTCCAGCGACACTGACTCCGGTAGTTTCGTCAATGTCTTGGTTGACGACAACATCTATACCATTGGCGTTGAATTCAATGGCGACGATAGGGTTGACATCATCACCGATTGGGATGCTTCGGCCGGAACCAACGTGATTGCCAACAACTTCAACGTCTTTGATCCTGGCGTTGTGCTCACCAACTTCGACGGTGGACAGGGTGTCTTCGCTGACAACTTTACTGATGAACAAAACTACGCCGTTCGCGGCTCCTACAACGCCGATCTGGATAACTTCACCTTCAATCAGTTTGGCAGCGATGTTCTGATTGGTACGGCCCAACAAGACGGTCCGTTCAATCCTGGACCTGACGGATTCACCAATAATCTGGTGGTCCTCACCAATGTAGCGTTCACAACTACCTTCTCCCAGGCGAACTTCGTCTGATTCCAACCCCTCTGCGGGTTGCAAAGCCTCTGGAACGTTTTTGGGCCCCTCTTCGGAGGGGCTTTTTTCTTGTGCTAGGTGCTGGGTCGCCATGGCCATGCGTGCTCTCTCTGAGTTGCGGGCAGCAGCAGCACCCTTGAGGTGGACAAGACTGTCGCAAAAGTGTAGAATAACCAACATATTCAGCGCCAATGCACTGCGATGGCTTTTCGACTCTTCCTGGCTCAGACTCGGCCGCAACAACCTTCCAAGGTACGGAAGGGGCTGATTCGATCGTCATCTTTGATCTTCCCAACGGCTCGACCAACTTTGAGGCTAATGGCGAGGCTGGTAATGACTTCATCGCCTTCGAGGGTAGTCAGAATCTCTCCACCATTCGCGGTGGTCAAGGCAATGATCTGATCACGCAAAATATTGTTGCCGGTGATTCCAGCACCTTCATCGCCTTCAACAGAAAAGTCTCGATCTTCTCTGGGAATGTCTGGTCTGCTGGCCTGATCAGCGGCAATATTGGCGATGATGTGATCGGCAACAATCAGCTCGGGATTGCTGCCATCGCCTCCACGATCAATGGTGGTCAAGGCGACGACCAACTCTATGTTGGCCCCATCCAGAGCACCCTTCTGAATGGCAACATGGGTGGAGACTTTGTCTATGTTGATAGCGACTATGGTTCAGTCAACATTAACGGATCGTCTATCTTTGGTGGCCAAGGCGATGACGTTGTCACGGTCGATTCCGGCTTTAACGACAATGTCAATAACACCGTGATCGGTGGCAACCTGGGCAACGACACCATCGAGCTGGATATCGACGGCTCCTTCGCTGGATCTGTTGTGGAAGGTGGCGATGGTGATGACAGCATCTTTGCCGAAGATTCCGAATCGGGCCTTCTGATCTTCGGTGGTAATGGCAATGATGTTATCTATGGCGGCATCGGTAGTGATCGGCTTTTCGGTGATGCGGGCAACGATTACATCGTTGGAGATCGGCAAATCTTCCCTGTTATGAAGATTGCCATGGAGCTGCAGGATATTCATGTACTGGATTATATTCATGGTGGCGAGGATGGCGATTATCGCGACTCTTTTGACTATGGCGACTATATCGTCGGTGGTGATGGTGCCGACAGCTTGTTTGGTGGCCTTGGAGTCGACACCATCTTCGGTGGTGACTTGAACGACATCCTCGTGGGTGGTGAAGATGGTGACATCCTCTCCGGTGGCACCGGCAGCAACCAGTTCCGTTACAACGAGTTCGAGACTGACGACGGTAGTTTTGTCAGTGTGTTAGTTGGCGGCAATGTCTATACCGTTGGCGTTGAATTCAGCGGCAACGATGCGGTTGACATCATCACCGATTGGGATGCAGGGGCCGGTACAAATGTGATTGCCAATAATTTTAACATCTTCAATCCTGACGCAGTGCTTACCAGTTTCGATGGTGGAACGGGCGTCTTGTCAAGCAACTTTGCTGTTGGTGAGAACTACGCTATTCGGGGTTCTTATAATGCCGATCTGGATGACTTCACGTTCAGCTTTAGTGGCAACGATGTTCTGATTGGCGTTGCCCAGGACGAAGATTTCAATCCTCTTGATGGGTTTACTAATAACCTGGTTGTGCTTAAAAATGTGGCATTCACCACCACCTTCTCCCAGGCAAACTTCATCTAATTTCCATTCACTCTGCGGGTTGCAGAGTTTTTGGAATGTTCTCTCGCCCCTCCTTTGGAGGGGCTTTGTCGTGATTGGCTTGCTCTTCGTTTCGTGTCAAGGCTTGGTGGTCGATTCAGCCGATTGTGCCCAGGTTGGGCAGATGGTTCGTATAGCCCAGAAAGCTGGGATAGCCGTGTTCGATCGTCAGGAACTGCCGGCAGTTCCAGGCTGGTTTCCAGACCTCGAAATGTTGCAGCACCGTATAGGTGGCCACGGTTTCCAGGGGGCCCACAAAGCCGTCCCGGGGCAGGTCTGCTTGCTGGCGCAGCTGCTGCAGCTGCGGCCGGCTCAGGGCAAAACTGCCGGCATGGGGATTGCTGGCACGATCGAAGTGCAGCATCTCACCGTTTCTCCAGCAGGCTTCGGCCACATTCGCCTGCGGACGGTGCCGGGCCAGCATCGGATTCGCCGCCACCAGGGTCGACCAATCGAGAGGACCATCGACGAACAGGCGGCCCAGGCCCAGCCTGGACCGCAGCTCGTAGCGGTGCGGCATCAGCACCACCCGCTGCTCCGTGAGCTGGGCGCACCAGAGCAGCTTGTCGAGGTAATCCGGATCCTGGATCACCAGGTCATCCTCCAGGTACAGGCTCAG
Coding sequences within it:
- a CDS encoding calcium-binding protein; amino-acid sequence: MDALLSVQFISVPATQKTTVAFTTLPGSASAATTFQGTEGADSVVIIDLPDDSTNFEANGEGGDDFIAFEGSQNLSTIRGGQGNDLITQNIITDYFGNIWSAGLISGNMGNDVIGNNQLGIAAIASTINGGQGDDQLYVGPIQSTLLNGNMGADRVFVDSDYGSVNINGSSIFGGQGDDFLSVDSDRNDNINNTVIGGNLGNDTIILDIDASFAGSVVEGGDGDDGIFAGRSSTGLLIFGGEGNDYIVGAGGDYYGDYGAGDDIFGEAGNDYIKGLGGDDYLVGGDGADSLFGGYGRDRLFGGDLNDILVGGEDADILSGGTGSNQFRYNSSDTDSGSFVNVLVDDNIYTIGVEFNGDDRVDIITDWDASAGTNVIANNFNVFDPGVVLTNFDGGQGVFADNFTDEQNYAVRGSYNADLDNFTFNQFGSDVLIGTAQQDGPFNPGPDGFTNNLVVLTNVAFTTTFSQANFV
- a CDS encoding peptidylprolyl isomerase, with the translated sequence MSDRILSLPPDTLAFLQRHNLLRKLVRCEVVEETIGTVQLEDGELEQSRQRFKQRHGISSPDLEQAFQMHNGLSDEALAWQMTLPPRISHYVREHFLPKAESHFLERKNQLDQVVYSLIRVGDPYLARELYLRIADEEASFADLAASHSEGPEKAARGLVGPVPLTQAHPALAERLRTTSKGILHEPFRLEKWWLILRLESYRPARFDDAMADRMARELFEQWVDSETNLRLTNLTAASPVPTV
- a CDS encoding calcium-binding protein, translated to MHCDGFSTLPGSDSAATTFQGTEGADSIVIFDLPNGSTNFEANGEAGNDFIAFEGSQNLSTIRGGQGNDLITQNIVAGDSSTFIAFNRKVSIFSGNVWSAGLISGNIGDDVIGNNQLGIAAIASTINGGQGDDQLYVGPIQSTLLNGNMGGDFVYVDSDYGSVNINGSSIFGGQGDDVVTVDSGFNDNVNNTVIGGNLGNDTIELDIDGSFAGSVVEGGDGDDSIFAEDSESGLLIFGGNGNDVIYGGIGSDRLFGDAGNDYIVGDRQIFPVMKIAMELQDIHVLDYIHGGEDGDYRDSFDYGDYIVGGDGADSLFGGLGVDTIFGGDLNDILVGGEDGDILSGGTGSNQFRYNEFETDDGSFVSVLVGGNVYTVGVEFSGNDAVDIITDWDAGAGTNVIANNFNIFNPDAVLTSFDGGTGVLSSNFAVGENYAIRGSYNADLDDFTFSFSGNDVLIGVAQDEDFNPLDGFTNNLVVLKNVAFTTTFSQANFI
- a CDS encoding glycosyltransferase family 4 protein: MPRIDEITLFHPPGRFPRRKNPFGKDIANAGLFGALVRHGAYRRVNVLNQPGIPADQIAADLFPDQEVPLTLESGSLLSTTLPARSGVVLRGQPYLSELAWLRRAHGLDGDYSLVGLIHTIAPPAIREMIGAAALAPVHDWDALVCTSPAVQEAITAMFEAWTGHLHDRFGGLRSPRPRLPLIPLGVDVETIADQASAPAARSELRSRCGLDDDAVLVLWVGRLSFFEKAFPQAMFQAVQEAAVKTGRRLDFALVGWYPNGDDDRRRYHEAAAALAPDVQIHDLDGNDPAVVAQAWAAADIFLSLVDNVQETFGLAPVEAMAAGLPVVVSDWDGYRYTVRHASEGFLIPTLGMTGSGPGELLAHLHSFSQETYQTYVGAVAQHTAVHVGEAAAALTRLIDSPELRRSMGAAGQKRAREMFSWPVVVSQYNDLFADLAERRHQAPPLPLPHPHRLHPLRGDPFADFAGFASQVLEPTRRLRFRQGMGAHSLNRIRGVELDRFFPGLRASPRETQQMLELLARAEPTIGLDAATIEAAFAPNRRPFVRASLVWLAKLGILDWLPVQADAEAGSPAPEHPGRVPKAR
- a CDS encoding GNAT family N-acetyltransferase, whose translation is MIRLIRHRPGAPGLRWGLGPNLQPRDAIGQLQRLFDTHSFWACGRDRQRLRRMLQGSQAVVSAWSGSRLVGFGRATSDGAYRAVLWDVMVAEEQQGLGLGRRIVEELIQAPGLAGIERTYLMTTNSQGFYEKLGFEANEQQKLMIKQINR
- a CDS encoding peptidase domain-containing ABC transporter, with the translated sequence MTLTPASSLQRHAAFQNLSSSGQRLLAEHAKLVRFRVGQSLTDGRILPAKVMVILQGQARLLGREQGRMTTLSRLGPGDLVGVVSLLRGEPCESVSAATELLAACLDDQHILELHRTEPSFRQWCLETVWRAEVAALLDSHSHRQALNGSSVRDVLAQAIAEARSVPLTIPAIQALRAEGREIFLASLCADGGPPLSSLLKEGAALPNAAGPFGLRLLSLPQGLLDTLLRQPDQPPLAEPEPTPGQAVPIAAEVAPESPQVSELSFAGKPRGKLIRANGAAQEAVACLQMLAFDMKLAFRRDAIDKVMQDALRRGQQPNLQLCGQLASNLGLHVMGTRVPASQGTRLQTPALVSWKEGFALVRRSHARGMTLASPSRGLVELRPEQLEQEFPDGIALLVVDRTNATPEQKFGPSWFWPALKRYRGVLLQVLAASFVVQLFTLANPLLIQVIIDKVIRQRSLDTLQVLGIALLVVSLLEGVLTSLRTFLFTETTNRIDQRLGAEIIDHLLRLPLNYFDRRPVGELSSRVAELEKIRNFLTGQALTTVLDAAFSVIYIAVMVLYSWVLTLVALSVLPIQIGLTVLGAPLFRRQYRKSAESNAKTQSHLVEVLTGVQTVKAQNVEMVSRWKWQEFYDQYIAHSFEKTITGTALSQTSQVLQKISQLLVLWMGATLVLSGDLTLGQLIAFRILSSYVTQPILRLSSIWQTVQELRVSFERLADVIDTPQESDEADQAKIPLPPICGNVVFENVSFRFRADQPPVLKNIDLTIPSGTFVGIVGQSGSGKSTLMKLLPRLYNADEGRILIDNYDIDKVELYSLRRQIGIVPQDPLLFSGTVAENIALTQPDAESDALVQAAQLACAHEFIMDLPSGYSSPVGERGAGLSGGQRQRIAIARTLLSRPKLLVMDEATSALDYDTERRVCDNLVEALHDCTVFFITHRLSTIRRADLIVMMHQGAIVETGTHDELMALRGRYYALYRQQEAG
- a CDS encoding HlyD family secretion protein — protein: MIHLDQRKGNTNSGHLSAPEQPANAAALRQSRRWMHAVSLSLVSTTVFAVGWLALARTDEVVIAPGSLEPIGAVREIQMPLGGVAADILVKEGQAVKAGQVLIQLDQKASRQQVNSLQEAINLKQRELNLKQKELQRYLELNAAEADMLSNNLRLDTEIMNRFEQLAREGASAELQFLQQQNKVKETHGRLMQNRIERLRQQAVLDQQTQQLRAALEQLRSDLVEASTTLRYQEIRSPVDGVVFNLKPKSIGFAAQGTEPILTVVPQKDLEVRAEISSRDIGFVKVGMPVEISVDSYPASDFGSLKGEVRQIGSDALPPDPNKSGEAASSYRYPAKISLASQGLKARDGKDLPLQVGMSVEANIKLRKVSYLELLLGTFRDKANSIRRI